GATGAATAACAGagacacggtgtgtgtgtgggggggggggcaggacgcCGTGTCTTCAGTCATTTAAGATCAGGTTGTTTCGGGGCAATTTAAACACCAATCTCAGCCTTGGATAAGTTTCCTTTggtgttttgctttgattttacaTTTCCAGACATCCAATGTGATCCTGCAAGGACACGATCAGTcacacaacgacaacaacaactccATCTGGTGAAGACAAAAGAGAACCTTGTCTGTAGTGTGTGCTTGAATGAAGTGTCCCGCGTGCCTCTGCTACAGTTCGACGTCAAGGCTGCAGCGTCTGAAACATCTGTACACATTCTCCGTCTATGTCCCCGTGGGCTTTTCTTACAGTGATGGCCGTGTGGAGAAAAGGGGACAATAAAAACATCGGACGGGTGCCGGTGAGTGGCAACGACGAGATATGGTTGATAAAGctaaaaggaaataaaggcTAATAGCCTGCAGCTGGCGAATCGCACCACATATTTAAAGGCTGGTTAAAGGTTACGAAATTCAAACATTTCAGTGAGGCCTGTGCCTCAGGAAACACTTTCAGTGTTCAGTGCTGTTGGCGCTTCAAGCTGGAAGGCCGTTCCTGCGTAAACAGGGAGTTAACAAAGGATTAATGCTAAAGCTCAACAATCGAGAGAGAGCGGCGTTCTGACCCAGGCGGGTCCAGGTGGGTCCTGCAGCAACGCTGGACAATCTGGCCGTTCAGCAAAAGTGATTCTGTATCAGGTGGCGGCTTTCAAAAActttgttgcatttttgttGTCGAAATCCCATTCAAATTtctttgtaaaatatatatatttctaatagatacatatattcatatatCACATTAATATAAAAACCCCAAGTGCTTAAAAATTAAAGGTGATGGCAAATCTTATGTGGAAGAATGGAGATGTTTAGGAGAGGTAGTCTGGGAAGAGGCATGGAACCAAACATTTGTGATGTTAGTGCTTCTTTGGTCGAGGGAACTGTTCCCAGTTGCATTTGATTTAAGGCAGATAGCCATACGCGTGTCTGTTTGTCTATAGTCAGATACGTACCACATTTATAGTACCGATAAAGCTCAACTTTTAATTGTCCTAcattctctttgttgttgttgtaaacgACCAAAATGTTGATTTACAGCATGCCGACACGCTGCACTTTATACCGTTGGATTACAAAAGTAGAAAAGCTGGCAGTTCCATTCCTCCTCTCATCACAAACAAAAGTGCTTCTGTAAGTATGtaaaagatgaaagaaacacatttgtacagtatatacagaTATGATACAAGATGTCCGGCCTTTTTGGTGATATTCGGGGGAGGGAAGTAGAAGAGGCCCGCTTCCTGTCCCGGGGGCTGGAGGAGGGGCGTGTTCATGGGGCAAAGGCGTGACGGCAGGGTAGTTCTACGAGCGAACGCTGTCTAGTCATGCCTCTTGGTTCGCCGTCCACCAGCCTCCCTTTCCCCGCTCTCCCTCTTGGCCCCTTCCCCGGAGGCTACTCTGTCTCCGTTAGTGTCCAGCTGTGACATGAAGGGCGGGTAGGTGTGCTGGGGCAGGGGAGGCGGCGTGGCGGCGGGCGGGGTCGTAGGGGACTCCTGACCGGAgcagttgctgctgctgctggtgctcaTGGCCCGGTGTTTGAGTCTGAGCTTGTGAGGCAACGCTGTGCCCTTCACCTCCATGTGGGAATCCTGGCCCTGCCCGCGAGAGCCGGCCTGCGGAGTGGGCAGCGGCGAGGAAGGCAGGTGGGCGCCGGCGAGATGCGGATTGCGGTAGCTGCCCGTATCCGAGCAGGACGAAGATGGTGGCTCGTCGTCATCCGTGGAGGCCTCTTTGTCGGAGCTGCGGGGATCCCCGTCGCTGGATGAGGTGTCCTTACTCGAGGAGCTCGATCGGCTTGGGTAGCACAACTCGCTCCTCGGCCCACCTTCGTAGGTGAGCACGGGCGGCTCCTCGTCTTGGGCACTGAGGTATGAATGAAGAGGCTGCTGGAGATGGTGGTAAAGGTGCGACTGGTTGACCACGCCCACTTGTTTCTGCATGAACTCGGTCGATAAATCGCCCTCCTGCTGGTGCTGATGTCGCTGCAGGAGTTGGCATATCCTGTACGCCTGTCGTTCTCCGGCGTCTGAGAACTGGTACGGTGGGGAGTCTAATGTCTTCCTCTCGAGCTGCTTTGTCACCTCAGCCAACGTCTCCGTGGAGCTCTCTGCCGCCGACTGGGACAAGCGGCTGCTGCAACCGATCTGCTTCCGGGCCACCTGCAGATCGACATCCTGCGGCCTCGGCAGGGCGTCGGCAGGATAGGAGGCGCTGCTGGAGCCGTACGAGATGACGCTGGTCTGTGCAGCGGGAGGGTGAGGGGCAGGCTGGCTAATGGTGCTAACGGGGGCATCGAGCTCCGGCTGTTGGCGGTCATGGTGGCGGGGCTGCTGGCTGTGATAGGCGGCCTCCAGGTCCTGAGAATGCTGCTGGATCTGGTGGTGAGTGGGCAGCGAGGCGAGGCCGCGGTGGACGTTGAACATGATCTGGGTGGTGTTGCCGTCGGTGACGTCCATCTCCAGTCTGTCCGCTTCCTGTTTGATCTCAAAGGGAGTCGGCTCAGGGCTATCCCTGGAAGAGTCGTCCGACATGTCGGAGAGGGAGTCGCGTGGGGAGTACTTCGCCAGCTGCCTGTGACCCTCATTCCGACTCGACTGCTCCGTCTCCGAGGAGTCGGAGTTCATCATTACCTGAGAACTGCTCGAGTACCCGCTGGAGTAGTACAgcgtagaggaggaggaggagcttccaCTTCCTGCGCTGCTGCCCCCGCCAATCTGCTGACTCTTTTCAATGTAGGAGGCGGTGCTGATGAGGCCGAAGCGCAGCTTCAGCTGGAGCAGCTCCGTCTTGAGTCTGACATTCTCATCATTCAGTGCAATGACGCGGTTCTCCAAGACCATATCATTGAGGCGCCGCTTCTCCCGGGAGCGTTTGGCCGCCTCGTTGTTCTTGCGGCGCTTCTCCCAATAGGAGGCGTCCTTCTTCTCATCGGAAATGAACTCCCGCTTTCGTCTGCAGTTCATATTGGATTTGGCTTTGCTGCCACGCCCCGTACGAGCTGGACTCCCGTGCACAGAAGCCGACTCCTCATAACCGCTGAGGGTCTCAAGGCAGTCTAGATCAGTCCCTGAGTTTTTGTTCAATGGTTTGAGAGCTGTAGTCTGATTTTCCATTCTCGTCTTGCCAGCTTGAACCGTTTCCAGGGGCAACTGGGGGAAATAACCAGTTCAGAGGTGGCGAAAAGGAGGGGTGATAGCGGAAATAAAGTCTCACTTTcccaagcttttattttttgattgcAGGTTCAGTGCAGTTAGAGAccctcattcatccattcatttcttAAAGGGTCCTGGGTCAGTGTGCAGACTCCTCTGGATGAGGCGAGGAGGACAACAAGCCGAGCCAAGCCGGTGAAGAACTGCCAGCAAGCAGCAGGACGCAGGTCAGCCTCGCGGGGAGCCTCGCTGCTGCTCCCTCCGTCTGCCTTGACGACGAGATGAAAAgctgcaaagacaaaaacacacaaagagagatgCGTTAATCCACGAGAACTGCCGGTGCGCCATTCTCACTGACATTGTGACATATTTTTTATGTAGTGATCAAAGACTTATTTCTCTTTAGCCGTCTGGCTCTAATGATGTCACCCTGGCAACCAACGATTGGTCACCTGACCTCGCTGTCTGACCTTTTAGTGTGCGGCTCCTTCTGCAGCCTATGACCCCTGGCCTTTAGCCCGGTGTGCTCATGTTGACTTttgtgacggggggggggtaagtgaGTTCACTGGAAAGCTGATGATCCTGTTTCAACTAGTTGCCCTGCAGATATGAAGATGTCTATAAAACA
This region of Brachionichthys hirsutus isolate HB-005 unplaced genomic scaffold, CSIRO-AGI_Bhir_v1 contig_946, whole genome shotgun sequence genomic DNA includes:
- the LOC137917003 gene encoding uncharacterized protein → MENQTTALKPLNKNSGTDLDCLETLSGYEESASVHGSPARTGRGSKAKSNMNCRRKREFISDEKKDASYWEKRRKNNEAAKRSREKRRLNDMVLENRVIALNDENVRLKTELLQLKLRFGLISTASYIEKSQQIGGGSSAGSGSSSSSSTLYYSSGYSSSSQVMMNSDSSETEQSSRNEGHRQLAKYSPRDSLSDMSDDSSRDSPEPTPFEIKQEADRLEMDVTDGNTTQIMFNQHSQDLEAAYHSQQPRHHDRQQPELDAPVSTISQPAPHPPAAQTSVISYGSSSASYPADALPRPQDVDLQVARKQIGCSSRLSQSAAESSTETLAEVTKQLERKTLDSPPYQFSDAGERQAYRICQLLQRHQHQQEGDLSTEFMQKQVGVVNQSHLYHHLQQPLHSYLSAQDEEPPVLTYEGGPRSELCYPSRSSSSSKDTSSSDGDPRSSDKEASTDDDEPPSSSCSDTGSYRNPHLAGAHLPSSPLPTPQAGSRGQGQDSHMEVKGTALPHKLRLKHRAMSTSSSSNCSGQESPTTPPAATPPPLPQHTYPPFMSQLDTNGDRVASGEGAKRESGEREAGGRRTKRHD